A single Bacillus mesophilus DNA region contains:
- a CDS encoding L,D-transpeptidase family protein, translating into MGYAVESPLENGFKPRRKSASWFRSWKFIVSSIIILTSIFCLASYLYQINHFNSNVFINDIKVGGLSAEQALRRLQSTVLKNEVYVGEQKIIDGIDTEMRFTEADLPSFEKLLEEQMTIFPSSKEKTYTLTPTNDDQYRNIILKYDLEQKLISMNQDLTAPFNANAILENGNITISKGYEGTQYDVSSLIKEFETKEYISTISLDPVYLQPLREDSQYVKDIQEKLQTLLQHTVNYQVQDQTYSLKAGELIKNASVSDDMKITLDPFHIKNKITEINQAHSTLNKDFSFKTHSGADITVKGEGYGWALDIEAETSLIKEAFEAGNQSISASTVHGNGWSNEGYGYDAVTNDGIGDTYAEVSIKDQRMWLYKEGKMIFTTHVVTGKKSAGQDTEPGVWYILYKRTPYTLTGTSAENPYSIDVNYWAPFTNSGQGFHDASWRSNWSGNAYLNAGSNGCVNVPPGVMKTVFENLTVYQPVVIY; encoded by the coding sequence ATGGGATATGCTGTAGAAAGCCCATTGGAAAATGGTTTTAAACCACGTAGGAAATCAGCTTCCTGGTTTAGAAGTTGGAAATTCATTGTATCCAGTATAATCATACTGACTTCAATCTTCTGTTTAGCAAGTTATTTGTATCAGATTAACCATTTTAATTCTAATGTCTTCATTAACGATATAAAGGTTGGTGGCCTATCTGCTGAGCAAGCTCTTAGGAGATTACAATCAACTGTTTTAAAAAATGAAGTTTATGTTGGAGAACAGAAAATAATCGATGGTATAGATACAGAAATGAGATTTACAGAAGCAGACCTTCCTAGTTTTGAAAAACTTCTAGAAGAGCAGATGACAATTTTCCCTTCATCTAAAGAAAAAACCTACACATTAACACCAACTAATGATGATCAATACCGTAACATCATATTAAAGTATGATTTGGAACAAAAACTCATTTCCATGAATCAGGACTTAACGGCACCGTTCAATGCTAATGCCATTCTTGAGAATGGAAACATCACCATCTCAAAAGGCTATGAGGGAACTCAATATGATGTATCTAGTTTAATAAAGGAGTTTGAAACTAAAGAATATATAAGCACGATTAGTTTAGATCCTGTATACCTACAACCACTCAGAGAAGATAGTCAATATGTAAAGGATATACAAGAAAAGCTACAGACACTTCTTCAGCATACCGTTAACTATCAGGTGCAGGATCAAACGTATTCTCTAAAAGCAGGCGAACTCATAAAGAATGCATCAGTCTCTGATGATATGAAAATTACACTTGACCCTTTTCATATCAAAAATAAGATAACTGAAATTAACCAAGCACACTCTACTTTAAATAAGGATTTTAGTTTTAAAACTCATTCTGGTGCAGATATAACAGTAAAAGGAGAAGGTTATGGGTGGGCACTTGATATTGAAGCTGAGACATCATTGATTAAAGAAGCATTTGAAGCTGGTAATCAATCAATCTCCGCTTCTACTGTTCACGGAAATGGCTGGAGCAATGAGGGCTATGGCTATGATGCCGTTACAAACGATGGGATAGGCGATACGTATGCTGAAGTGTCCATTAAAGACCAACGTATGTGGCTTTATAAAGAAGGAAAAATGATTTTCACTACCCATGTAGTGACTGGCAAGAAAAGTGCTGGGCAAGATACCGAACCAGGTGTATGGTATATCCTTTATAAAAGGACACCATACACACTTACTGGTACTTCAGCCGAGAATCCTTACTCTATTGATGTTAATTATTGGGCACCTTTTACGAACAGTGGTCAGGGATTCCACGATGCCAGCTGGCGAAGTAATTGGAGTGGCAATGCTTATCTAAACGCAGGGTCAAATGGCTGTGTTAATGTTCCTCCCGGTGTGATGAAAACTGTATTTGAAAATCTAACTGTGTATCAGCCGGTTGTTATTTATTAG